GCCCTGACGCGGAATGATCGACTGATGTTCTCCAATAGCAGATGCAGATCAACCGGTACCATGTGCAGGTTGTACATGCCAGCCTCAATTTTGTTATAATCAAGAATATCGTTGATGATGCCCAGCAGGGTTTCGCCCGAGAATTTGAGGTTTTCCAGATAAGGTAATTGTTCCGGACGAGGGTTGTCTGCTATCAGCAAATTAGCCGTGCCAATCACCGTATTCATTGGCGTGCGGATCTCATGACTCATGGTAGACAGAAAATCTGATTTGAAGGACGATGCTTTTTCGGCTTCTTCCTTAGCGTCAATCAGTTGCTGGCGGTCTTTTTGCTTATCGGTAATATCTTCGCCAATGCTGGTGGTTTGCTTAATGCGCCCCAGGTCATCATAAATAACACTGTTTTGCCAGGCTATCAGGCGCTGCTCGCCGTTGCGACAAATAATAGGGTTAACGTAGGTTGATTCCAGGTTGTCGTTCTCATACCATCCTCTAATTACCTTCTTGGCGTCATCTGGTACAAAGTGGCGGATCCAGTTTTGGCCAATCAGGCTCTCCTGCGTATACCCCAGCAAATTAGCCAAATACTTATTGCAGAAAAGGATGTTGCCATTTTTATCAAGTGATATGGCGGCCAATTTAACAGCCTCCAAAACCAGTTTGTAGTTGTCTTCTGTTTTCTGTACAATAATTTCGGCCGCTTTACGGTCGGTAATATCCTGCAGGGTACCAATCACACTGCGGATGCTGCCATCCTCATTGCGTTTAATCCGGCCGATGATGATGCTCAGGTGCTTGACGGTATGGTTTGGCGTGATAATACGATATTCATAGCTTGCCCGCTTCAGGTTGGCGGGATCTTTCAGGAAGGCGCGCAAAATATCCTGATCCTCCGGATGCACGTAGGTAAGCAGCAATTTAAAATTGCCCATGCCATGGTCTTTCTGCTTACGGGGCGGCACTTCGTGAATGTGATAAACCTCGTCAGACCAGGTGAGGGTTTTCTGGTTAAAATACCATTTCCAGTTGCCTATTTTGGCAATAGTTTGTGCCTCCAGTAGTTCTGCACGGCTTTTCTTAATGGCACGTTCAGACTGGCGACTCTCGGTAACATCTTTAATAATGCCGGTAAGGCGCACAATTTTGCCATGGCGGTTGCGGATAGGTTCGCCCCGTACAATCTGGAAATACCGTTGCGCGCCTTTAGCGGTAACAATTCGGTGCTCGGTCTCGCGGTTGGCCATCTCGGTCAGATCGGCAAAAAACTGGTAAATAGTGCGCCGGTCTTCTGCATTTACCAGCCGGGCGTAGTATTCAAAATGACTTACGCCAACGGGTAGTGCGTTGATATCTAACAAAGCAAAAAGGTTGTCAGACCAGTACGTTTGTTTCAGCTCCAGGTCATACCACCAGTTGCCCATTTTGGCCATGCGTTGGGCCTCAATTAGCTGATTTTGATTTTCTTTTAACGCGGCTGAGTATTTTTTTTGTTCAGAAATGTCGGTTACAGATGCCGTCATGCGGCCGGTATAATCGCCATGAGCATTGAATACCGGACTCACCTTGGCCGAAAACCATCGGCCCGAACCAAACAGTGAACCAAACTCAACGGTAACACATTCGTGTGTTTGAATGGCCTGGTCTAATGCTTTTTCCAACTCGAAGGCTTTCTCTTCCCCAATGCTTTCTGAAATGGTTTTGCCTTTGAAAGTGCTCAGATCAACCAGTAGCGCACGGGTTTTATTGTACCAAACATTAAGACAGATTTTCTGCTCATCAAACTCAAAAATAATATCGGTAAGCGAGTTTAGGATGGCATCGATAGCCTCGCGGTCTGCCACCTCATTTTTTGGTGGAATAGTATTGAGCGGACGAGCCGTAAATGCGGTATCAGCAATAACTTTAGCTTGGGTTGGCATGGTAATGGCGGGCGCGGGCTGCACCTCCGGTACAATAGGCTGAACCGTTTGCCGGGCTGAATTACCGTTCTGATAAGAGCCATTGACGTTATGCGTGCCGTTGATAGCCGCTTTTATAGCCGGAACTTCGTTCGCTATTGATGTTTCAGATTCATTACCTATAGGCTGGGCTACTGTAGGTTCTTCATTTACAGTGTCTTGATCGCTGCTGTCGTTTTCAGGTACAAGGTCGTTAGCAATTACCCGCTCTGGCTCTTTTATTGCTGGTATAACAGGCGGCTTTGCTGCTGGTAATACCACGTTAGGCATTTGCAACGCCTGATGGCCGTTTTTATAGTGATGCCCATCTAAGGGTTTGGCTTCAATCAATGGGGAAACAGATGCAAGAGGAACCTCAACCTCTGTTTTATGGTTATCAACGTTTGGTTCAATAAGATGTGGCTGTTCTTTGGGTTTTATTTCAGCAGGGGTAATTAATGGCGTGGCGCTTTTAAATAGTGTGTGCTGACTGGCATCTTCCGGTTCTAGCGTATTTTCAAAAATAATGGTCGGGCGATGCTCTTCTGTAACCGGTTGAGGTTTTGCCTGAGGCTTATCTACCGGTGCATTTACCGGTGTCGATGCTTCTGGTTGTGGGTCTTTTTGAGCCAAAAAAAAAGGGTTTTTTTTGACTTCCGAGGCGAATTCTATTTCTTCGCGATTGTTTTTATACTCGTCACGCAGTGTTTTTAGCTTGTGAAGGAGCAAAAATACAAGCGCTATCAGCAATAAAGCAGAGAAAGTCAGTATCAACCCCTGGTACACGGGCGAGTCATTACTGATTAACAAAATTGCGTTTTTTGTTAAATACATCTGCTTTTGCTAAAAAAAATACCGGATCGGCGGGGTTTACTTTATTATTTTGTTGTTTGACAAAGAAAAATTACAATCCTTCTAACAAATAAAAGGTAATAATACGGAG
This region of Mucilaginibacter yixingensis genomic DNA includes:
- a CDS encoding PAS domain-containing hybrid sensor histidine kinase/response regulator, whose protein sequence is MAQKDPQPEASTPVNAPVDKPQAKPQPVTEEHRPTIIFENTLEPEDASQHTLFKSATPLITPAEIKPKEQPHLIEPNVDNHKTEVEVPLASVSPLIEAKPLDGHHYKNGHQALQMPNVVLPAAKPPVIPAIKEPERVIANDLVPENDSSDQDTVNEEPTVAQPIGNESETSIANEVPAIKAAINGTHNVNGSYQNGNSARQTVQPIVPEVQPAPAITMPTQAKVIADTAFTARPLNTIPPKNEVADREAIDAILNSLTDIIFEFDEQKICLNVWYNKTRALLVDLSTFKGKTISESIGEEKAFELEKALDQAIQTHECVTVEFGSLFGSGRWFSAKVSPVFNAHGDYTGRMTASVTDISEQKKYSAALKENQNQLIEAQRMAKMGNWWYDLELKQTYWSDNLFALLDINALPVGVSHFEYYARLVNAEDRRTIYQFFADLTEMANRETEHRIVTAKGAQRYFQIVRGEPIRNRHGKIVRLTGIIKDVTESRQSERAIKKSRAELLEAQTIAKIGNWKWYFNQKTLTWSDEVYHIHEVPPRKQKDHGMGNFKLLLTYVHPEDQDILRAFLKDPANLKRASYEYRIITPNHTVKHLSIIIGRIKRNEDGSIRSVIGTLQDITDRKAAEIIVQKTEDNYKLVLEAVKLAAISLDKNGNILFCNKYLANLLGYTQESLIGQNWIRHFVPDDAKKVIRGWYENDNLESTYVNPIICRNGEQRLIAWQNSVIYDDLGRIKQTTSIGEDITDKQKDRQQLIDAKEEAEKASSFKSDFLSTMSHEIRTPMNTVIGTANLLIADNPRPEQLPYLENLKFSGETLLGIINDILDYNKIEAGMYNLHMVPVDLHLLLENISRSFRVRADQKDLKLNLSVDRSIPDAIMADPVRLGQIMNNLIGNAVKFTNTGSVDVGVKQEQRTNNSVTLRFTVTDTGTGIAKENLEKIFEPFVQEMKVDQNGGSGLGLAIVKRLIELHGGRISISSVVGKGTQISFAIQYAYEPNTTKRPAVAQAATPQTAKPAAHVPVTVQAELPVKETTNPASKSESLQATAPIQASKPEPSVQPAATVQPTTPGYASAEQKMMNADLNGMKVLVVDDNKMNILIANRFLNKWNVKTFEASNGAIAVEMADQQQFDLIIMDLQMPVMDGFEATQLIKQKYPQIPVIALTADAMPETYQKASSMGMNDFLTKPFMPEILFEKVSKFYKAGVTV